In Caproicibacterium amylolyticum, a genomic segment contains:
- a CDS encoding HD domain-containing protein produces the protein MSEVTEKFIETYNANIQRQGADKLLTWLKTTDFFTAPASTRFHGSYEGGLVEHSLNVFHELSEEYDLYIKKALANVDSAKMNAESIAICGLLHDVCKANFYSVSMRNVKNEETGQWEKQPFYQVSDQFPYGHGEKSVFLIERFMRLHVDEAVAIRWHMGGFDDAVRGGCFAEGDAYDKYPLALLLHIADMKATHLDERIVSK, from the coding sequence ATGAGCGAAGTAACAGAAAAATTCATTGAAACGTACAATGCCAACATTCAGCGGCAGGGTGCGGACAAACTTCTCACATGGCTGAAAACAACCGACTTTTTCACTGCGCCGGCAAGCACACGGTTTCATGGTTCATATGAGGGTGGACTTGTGGAGCACAGCCTGAATGTGTTTCATGAGTTATCAGAAGAATATGACTTGTACATAAAGAAAGCACTTGCAAATGTGGATAGCGCAAAGATGAACGCTGAATCCATTGCAATTTGTGGGCTTCTGCATGATGTGTGCAAAGCAAACTTTTACAGCGTGTCTATGCGAAACGTCAAGAATGAAGAAACCGGTCAATGGGAAAAACAGCCGTTCTATCAGGTTTCAGACCAATTCCCATATGGACACGGCGAAAAGAGTGTGTTTCTCATTGAACGGTTCATGCGGCTGCACGTTGATGAAGCAGTGGCTATCCGTTGGCACATGGGAGGATTTGACGATGCGGTGCGCGGCGGCTGTTTTGCAGAGGGTGACGCTTACGACAAATACCCGCTTGCACTTCTGCTACACATTGCAGATATGAAAGCTACACATTTGGACGAAAGGATTGTCAGCAAATGA
- a CDS encoding DEAD/DEAH box helicase codes for MNYYEFLKQKQITTPVCGFSVDKNGLNGKAFEWQKDIVAWALKKGKAALFEDCGLGKSIQQLMWAGAVAQHTGGKILIVAPLAVAGQTVREGNKFGYHVNYCRSQDAATSPLNITNYEMLENFDASQFVGVVLDESSILKNFSSRTKGLLIEMFQSTPYKLCCTATPSPNDFTELGNHAEFLGIMSRAEMLATFFVHDGGSTQDWRLKGHATEKFFEWVASWACCMTSPADLGYDDAGYNLPPLNIIQDTVKSNNMVDADGQELLFAQTTQTLSERRKVRRESLHDRCKMAADIANSTNEQMLIWCDLNDESHELKRLIPDAVEVCGADSADFKRQSMLDFTDRKARVLVSKPSLCGFGMNWQNCHNVIFAGLSDSFEAYYQAVRRCWRFGQSQPVNVHIITSEAEGAVKANIQRKQKSAQHMTHELVKYTKAILQADIYQTTRVTENYVAPDKMATPAWLGGAAWM; via the coding sequence GTGAACTATTACGAGTTTTTAAAGCAGAAGCAGATTACGACTCCTGTTTGCGGATTCTCTGTTGACAAGAACGGCCTTAATGGAAAGGCTTTCGAGTGGCAGAAAGATATTGTTGCATGGGCGTTGAAAAAAGGTAAAGCTGCACTGTTTGAGGATTGCGGACTTGGAAAGTCAATACAACAGCTTATGTGGGCTGGTGCAGTGGCACAACACACTGGCGGGAAAATCTTGATTGTTGCACCGCTTGCTGTAGCCGGTCAGACGGTACGCGAGGGCAACAAGTTCGGCTATCATGTAAATTATTGCCGCTCACAGGACGCAGCCACATCACCGCTGAACATTACCAACTATGAAATGTTGGAAAACTTTGACGCTTCACAGTTTGTAGGAGTGGTGCTTGACGAAAGCAGTATTCTAAAGAACTTTTCCAGCCGTACAAAAGGATTGCTTATTGAAATGTTTCAAAGCACTCCATATAAGTTGTGCTGTACTGCGACACCATCCCCAAATGACTTCACAGAACTTGGCAATCACGCAGAATTCTTAGGAATTATGAGCCGTGCAGAAATGCTTGCAACGTTCTTTGTACATGATGGTGGAAGCACTCAAGATTGGCGGCTAAAAGGACACGCAACAGAAAAGTTCTTTGAATGGGTGGCTTCATGGGCTTGTTGCATGACTTCACCTGCCGATTTAGGATATGACGATGCAGGATACAACCTGCCACCGTTGAACATCATTCAGGATACCGTGAAGTCAAACAACATGGTAGATGCAGACGGTCAAGAATTATTATTCGCACAGACAACACAAACACTTTCTGAACGCAGAAAAGTGCGCAGAGAATCTTTACATGACCGCTGCAAAATGGCAGCAGATATCGCGAATAGTACGAATGAGCAGATGCTTATTTGGTGTGACTTGAACGATGAAAGTCACGAACTGAAAAGGCTGATTCCAGATGCAGTAGAAGTTTGCGGCGCTGATAGCGCGGATTTTAAGCGCCAATCAATGCTTGATTTTACAGATAGGAAAGCGCGTGTACTTGTTAGCAAGCCTTCATTGTGCGGGTTCGGCATGAACTGGCAGAACTGTCATAACGTCATATTTGCAGGACTTTCAGATTCCTTTGAAGCCTATTATCAAGCCGTGCGCCGGTGCTGGAGATTCGGGCAGTCGCAACCAGTAAACGTACACATTATTACTTCCGAAGCGGAGGGAGCAGTAAAGGCCAATATCCAACGAAAGCAGAAAAGTGCACAGCATATGACACATGAACTAGTGAAGTACACAAAAGCAATTTTGCAGGCAGACATCTATCAAACCACAAGAGTGACAGAAAATTATGTTGCGCCGGATAAGATGGCAACGCCTGCATGGTTGGGAGGAGCAGCATGGATGTAA
- a CDS encoding helix-turn-helix domain-containing protein yields MKQAGSEFLSKAIGIKVKQLREKAGMSGREAADKIGVTRQWFAKIECGVCEPSISSLLKVTKALDCSIFDILDEPLGRKKTNNK; encoded by the coding sequence ATGAAACAAGCAGGGAGCGAATTCTTGTCCAAAGCGATAGGAATTAAAGTAAAGCAGCTTAGAGAAAAGGCTGGAATGAGCGGCAGGGAAGCTGCTGACAAAATTGGAGTTACAAGACAATGGTTTGCAAAAATTGAGTGCGGCGTGTGTGAACCGTCAATATCATCCTTGCTGAAAGTGACAAAAGCGCTAGACTGCTCAATTTTCGATATACTAGATGAACCGCTTGGGAGAAAGAAAACAAACAATAAATAG
- a CDS encoding Lar family restriction alleviation protein, translating to MTEKLKPCPFCGGEARYNRKQISQGCVLVGYDCEQCGAAAPVFTGPVAIEKSMKISAAKAWNRRAQQPNEPLTLEGLRKMDGHPVWVKAVDPNNSDTNYWAIVSANMHYSHKSGGVISMPTDGVAVVAITYFENYSKTWLAYRRPPEAGEKG from the coding sequence ATGACTGAAAAATTGAAGCCGTGTCCATTTTGCGGGGGAGAAGCACGTTATAACAGAAAACAGATATCGCAAGGATGCGTACTTGTTGGATATGATTGTGAACAATGTGGAGCAGCTGCACCCGTTTTTACTGGCCCGGTAGCAATAGAAAAATCCATGAAAATTTCAGCAGCAAAAGCCTGGAACCGCCGCGCCCAGCAGCCGAATGAACCGCTGACGCTGGAGGGACTCAGGAAGATGGATGGACATCCGGTGTGGGTAAAAGCCGTCGACCCAAACAATTCGGATACTAACTACTGGGCGATTGTAAGTGCGAATATGCACTACTCTCACAAATCGGGAGGCGTAATCAGTATGCCAACCGACGGAGTAGCCGTTGTTGCAATTACTTATTTTGAGAACTACAGCAAAACGTGGCTTGCTTACCGCCGCCCGCCGGAAGCAGGTGAAAAGGGATGA
- the dcm gene encoding DNA (cytosine-5-)-methyltransferase, protein MKFVDMFCGMGTIRMGFEQAGHECVYSVEFDKHKREIYKVIFGGEPDAGDITTVRGTDIPVSDCWCFGAPCQDFSVAGLRAGLDGERSGLVREVFRLVREKEPADRPEWLLYENVKGMLSSNNGWDFAAIQAEMGQCGYDVQWQLLNSKNFGVPQNRERVYTLGHLRRCGSRKIFPIGEGNSVHNEAVQAESSDNEIALCLTSKGQSNWTGSFVKQIGNVMPTATRDNPNQGRVYDPTGLAPCLNKMEGGGREPLITEPAVLRPVRNEYGKEVRKAYESGEIQESRHRMTQLEPRPDGISNTLSTVQKDNLLLEPRAVEGVNRGQKDQNGTRIRRLTPRECMRLQGVDDAVTDKLIAAGISDTQMYRAAGDACTVNVIYEIARRIS, encoded by the coding sequence GTGAAGTTTGTGGATATGTTTTGCGGAATGGGAACAATCCGAATGGGATTTGAACAGGCAGGGCATGAATGCGTTTATTCCGTGGAATTTGATAAACACAAACGAGAGATTTACAAAGTGATTTTTGGGGGTGAGCCAGATGCAGGCGACATTACAACAGTGCGAGGGACAGATATCCCTGTTTCCGATTGCTGGTGCTTCGGAGCGCCGTGCCAAGATTTCAGTGTTGCCGGATTACGCGCAGGGCTTGACGGAGAGCGAAGCGGGCTTGTTCGAGAAGTGTTTAGGCTTGTCAGGGAAAAAGAACCCGCAGATAGACCCGAATGGCTTCTCTACGAAAATGTTAAAGGCATGCTCTCAAGCAATAACGGATGGGACTTTGCCGCGATTCAAGCTGAAATGGGGCAATGCGGGTACGATGTGCAATGGCAACTACTCAACTCAAAGAATTTTGGAGTGCCGCAGAATCGGGAAAGAGTGTACACTCTCGGACATCTTAGAAGATGCGGTTCAAGAAAAATATTTCCTATCGGAGAAGGCAACAGCGTACATAACGAAGCCGTACAGGCTGAATCATCAGATAACGAAATTGCACTCTGCCTTACCTCAAAAGGGCAAAGCAACTGGACAGGAAGTTTTGTAAAGCAGATAGGTAATGTAATGCCGACGGCAACCCGTGATAACCCGAATCAAGGCAGAGTGTACGACCCGACAGGATTGGCACCATGCCTAAATAAAATGGAGGGCGGTGGCAGAGAACCGTTAATTACAGAACCCGCAGTTTTACGACCCGTCCGTAACGAATATGGCAAAGAAGTCCGCAAGGCTTATGAAAGCGGAGAGATACAAGAAAGCCGCCACCGAATGACGCAGTTAGAGCCTCGACCAGACGGGATTTCCAACACTTTAAGCACAGTTCAAAAGGACAATCTGCTTTTAGAGCCCCGTGCCGTTGAGGGTGTAAACAGAGGACAAAAAGACCAAAACGGCACCCGTATTCGCCGTTTAACCCCGCGCGAATGTATGCGCTTGCAAGGCGTTGACGATGCCGTGACAGATAAGTTGATAGCCGCAGGAATATCCGATACGCAGATGTATAGGGCTGCAGGAGACGCTTGCACTGTAAATGTGATTTATGAGATTGCAAGGAGGATTTCATGA
- a CDS encoding DNA-methyltransferase, whose amino-acid sequence MDVTDQYIDDRMALYNGDSCEVLTGIPSDSVHFEIYSPPFASLYTYSNSERDLGNCRTKSEFFEQFSFIVKELYRVLMPGRLMSVHCMNLPTSKERDGYIGIEDFRGDLIRLFQQEGFIYHSEVCIWKDPVIAMQRTKALGLLHKQIKKDSCMSRQGIPDYLVTMRKPGDNPERVTHTNESFPVAVWQRYASPIWMDINPSDTLNASSCRDDKDEKHICPLQLTVIRRAINLWTNKGDTVLTPFMGIGSEAYVALQNGRRAVGVELKPTWYQQAVRNCKGVTEAEQTSLW is encoded by the coding sequence ATGGATGTAACAGACCAGTACATTGATGATAGAATGGCGCTTTACAACGGCGACAGTTGCGAAGTATTGACCGGTATCCCGTCAGACAGCGTACATTTTGAGATTTATTCCCCACCGTTTGCAAGCTTGTACACATACAGTAACAGTGAACGAGATTTGGGAAACTGCCGCACGAAGTCAGAATTCTTTGAGCAATTCTCTTTTATTGTCAAGGAACTTTACCGGGTGCTTATGCCCGGTAGGCTTATGAGCGTACATTGTATGAACCTGCCTACCAGCAAAGAACGCGACGGATATATTGGTATTGAAGATTTTCGTGGAGATCTGATTCGCTTGTTTCAGCAGGAAGGATTTATTTATCACAGCGAAGTGTGCATTTGGAAAGACCCTGTGATTGCTATGCAACGTACAAAAGCACTGGGACTATTGCACAAACAGATTAAAAAAGATTCCTGCATGAGCAGGCAAGGCATTCCAGACTATCTTGTTACAATGCGTAAACCCGGTGACAATCCAGAACGTGTGACTCACACAAATGAGTCATTTCCAGTGGCAGTGTGGCAACGGTATGCAAGCCCGATTTGGATGGACATTAACCCATCTGACACGCTGAACGCATCATCATGCCGCGATGATAAGGATGAGAAGCATATTTGTCCTTTACAACTTACGGTTATTCGCCGTGCAATCAATTTGTGGACAAACAAAGGTGATACGGTTCTTACGCCATTTATGGGAATCGGAAGCGAAGCATATGTGGCGCTGCAAAATGGGCGTAGAGCCGTTGGAGTAGAGCTAAAGCCCACATGGTATCAGCAGGCAGTACGCAACTGCAAAGGCGTTACGGAAGCCGAACAAACTTCTCTATGGTGA
- a CDS encoding replicative DNA helicase, translating into MKPNYEAEQAVIGALFLDSKKTMPLAAMHLSSDDFLVPEFHTAYSVCEELYKAGTAIDFVTVMSHLTPEYRQVLLEASQSVPTLSHTAEYIQQVRERSEKQEAYTKAANMLSGIDESTPVDDCRKMAAEITKSFVDRSDSKASSAAELFIDFTHRADHQGEQHHISSGFKKLDDYIFMDKGDYVVVGGRPSAGKTAFTLQLMLHMANPKKNDKPYKVGYFSLETGKKTVADRLISNYARISYNAIQTGKMDDEDFVAMAESGDSFMKLQFEVIPAAGWSVEKVRSETIVKGYDIIFIDYLQLLKSYGKDRVEKATNISIDLHTMAQADNVLIVALSQLNRAGAADPKMTDLRESGQIEQDADAIMLLNYDDKQPDKRDLCIVKNKKGKIGKIPFSFNGDFQRFTWIDAKVGEPNGKQIA; encoded by the coding sequence TTGAAACCTAATTACGAAGCAGAGCAGGCAGTTATCGGTGCACTATTCCTTGACTCAAAAAAGACAATGCCGCTTGCTGCAATGCATTTGTCAAGTGATGATTTCCTCGTACCAGAGTTCCACACAGCATATTCCGTTTGTGAGGAACTTTACAAAGCAGGAACGGCGATTGATTTTGTCACTGTCATGTCACACCTAACTCCAGAATACAGGCAAGTGCTTTTGGAGGCATCACAAAGCGTACCCACACTTAGTCATACGGCAGAGTACATACAGCAAGTGCGAGAACGTTCAGAGAAGCAGGAAGCGTACACGAAAGCCGCTAATATGCTTTCTGGAATTGACGAGTCTACACCAGTTGACGATTGCCGAAAAATGGCGGCAGAGATTACAAAATCGTTTGTTGACCGGTCAGACTCCAAAGCGTCAAGCGCCGCAGAATTGTTCATTGATTTTACGCACCGGGCAGACCATCAAGGGGAGCAACATCATATTTCAAGTGGATTCAAAAAGTTGGATGATTACATATTCATGGACAAAGGAGACTATGTGGTGGTCGGTGGCAGACCGTCGGCAGGCAAAACAGCTTTCACTTTGCAGCTAATGCTTCATATGGCAAACCCAAAGAAGAATGACAAACCGTATAAGGTTGGATATTTTTCTCTGGAAACCGGGAAAAAGACTGTTGCCGACAGACTGATTTCAAACTATGCACGGATTTCTTACAATGCAATTCAAACTGGCAAAATGGATGATGAAGATTTTGTTGCTATGGCAGAATCCGGCGACAGCTTCATGAAATTGCAGTTTGAGGTAATTCCGGCGGCTGGCTGGAGCGTTGAAAAAGTGCGGTCAGAAACGATTGTAAAGGGATATGACATCATCTTTATTGATTACCTGCAATTGTTAAAAAGCTACGGCAAAGACCGTGTTGAGAAAGCCACAAACATTTCTATTGACTTGCACACAATGGCGCAGGCAGACAACGTATTAATTGTTGCGCTGTCACAGCTAAATCGTGCAGGGGCGGCAGACCCAAAGATGACAGACCTAAGAGAGTCCGGACAGATTGAGCAGGACGCAGACGCAATCATGCTACTTAACTATGATGATAAGCAGCCGGACAAACGAGACTTATGCATTGTAAAAAACAAAAAAGGTAAAATTGGGAAAATACCGTTTTCATTCAATGGAGATTTTCAGAGATTTACGTGGATTGATGCGAAAGTAGGTGAGCCAAATGGAAAACAAATTGCGTGA
- a CDS encoding helix-turn-helix domain-containing protein, whose product MIHHSKNSAMNYLHIQLKETFIDDKSLSAKAKGILLQMLAKPDDWKFYESAIASEFSDGNRSISSGIKELIEKGYIVRRKMRDGSKFAGYEYDVYDHAYSKENDEIPKPHSPFMQNAKTENAKTENEALVTNNCTYELKNLQCTGANKCSSSDDEIFNGISNEVVKFVKSTYPKLYKEHTGSKMVLNPASGRAAMLKIEKSMKELGLDESDLEAAAKEFFLSQDHGDGGIFLFAVTGILKNRVKRADEDVRTEMEE is encoded by the coding sequence TTGATTCATCACAGCAAGAATAGCGCAATGAATTATTTGCACATTCAGTTGAAAGAAACATTCATTGATGACAAGTCACTATCGGCAAAGGCAAAAGGCATATTGCTTCAAATGCTAGCAAAGCCAGATGACTGGAAGTTTTACGAGTCAGCGATTGCTTCCGAATTTTCAGACGGTAACCGGTCAATCAGTTCAGGAATCAAGGAGCTCATTGAGAAAGGCTACATAGTCCGCAGAAAAATGCGAGATGGAAGCAAATTTGCGGGGTATGAGTACGATGTTTATGACCACGCTTACAGCAAAGAAAACGATGAAATTCCGAAACCACATTCTCCGTTTATGCAAAACGCGAAAACGGAAAATGCGAAAACGGAAAATGAAGCACTAGTTACTAATAACTGTACTTATGAATTAAAAAACTTACAATGCACCGGAGCTAATAAATGTAGCTCCAGTGACGATGAAATTTTCAATGGGATTTCAAATGAAGTAGTAAAATTCGTAAAGTCAACGTATCCAAAGCTATACAAAGAACATACCGGAAGCAAAATGGTACTTAACCCAGCATCAGGTAGAGCAGCAATGCTGAAAATTGAAAAGAGCATGAAAGAACTAGGACTTGATGAAAGTGACTTGGAAGCGGCAGCAAAGGAATTCTTTTTGAGCCAAGACCATGGGGACGGAGGAATATTTCTATTTGCAGTTACAGGGATATTGAAGAACAGAGTAAAAAGAGCAGACGAAGATGTTAGAACTGAAATGGAGGAATAA
- a CDS encoding single-stranded DNA-binding protein: protein MSNLNVVALTGRLTADPELRHTQSDLAVCSFSLAVDGIKKDSPADFIDCTAWRQTAEFVSRYFDKGSMIAIQGHLHTDTYTDKDGNKRKKTEVVVDNVSFCGSKGNSSSSSPAPQKSAKQAKPEYSKGKDSGGFESLPDDSDLPF from the coding sequence ATGAGCAATCTTAATGTAGTAGCACTGACCGGCAGACTTACAGCAGACCCTGAACTGCGGCACACGCAGAGCGACCTTGCAGTGTGTAGCTTCTCTTTAGCAGTTGACGGAATCAAGAAAGATTCACCGGCAGACTTTATCGACTGCACGGCATGGCGGCAGACGGCAGAATTCGTTAGTCGGTACTTTGACAAAGGCTCCATGATTGCAATTCAGGGACACTTGCATACAGATACATATACCGACAAGGACGGAAACAAGCGTAAAAAAACAGAAGTTGTTGTGGATAATGTGTCATTCTGCGGCTCTAAAGGCAACAGCAGTAGTAGTTCACCTGCACCGCAGAAATCAGCAAAGCAGGCAAAGCCAGAGTACAGCAAGGGGAAAGATTCAGGCGGATTTGAAAGTCTGCCGGATGACTCGGATTTGCCTTTCTAA
- a CDS encoding DUF7666 domain-containing protein, which yields MKMFKGFNDKLQCTPDGKCFQYEVGESYEEPEADLCHTGFHACEAPLDVFNHYRPAGGRFCEVDLDGVSNEHDSEDTKRVGKKITIKAEIGIPGLVKAQIEYVKAHTNYEHTDPKQATAGEFGAATAGESGAATAGEFGAATAGESGAATAGEFGAATAGESGAATAGEFGAATAGYRGAATAGESGAATAGEFGAATAGNCGAATAGYRGAATAGYRGAATAGNCGAATAGYRGAAAAGYRGAATAGESGAATAGYRGAATAGESGAATAGEFGAATAGNCGAATAGYRGAAAAGYRGAATAGESGAATARGTVSVGKNGVGLARGNGVKAKGGIGAILVICEENNDDCGIKEWKAIEVDGEKIKPDTFYRLENGKIVEVNEDD from the coding sequence ATGAAAATGTTTAAAGGGTTCAATGATAAGTTGCAGTGCACTCCAGACGGCAAGTGCTTCCAGTACGAAGTTGGAGAGTCCTACGAGGAACCAGAAGCAGACTTGTGCCATACAGGATTCCACGCCTGTGAAGCGCCGCTGGATGTGTTTAACCATTACAGACCGGCAGGAGGAAGATTCTGTGAAGTTGATTTGGATGGCGTGTCTAATGAACACGATAGTGAAGATACAAAGCGTGTCGGCAAAAAAATCACGATAAAGGCAGAAATAGGAATTCCGGGACTCGTAAAAGCACAGATTGAGTACGTCAAGGCGCACACGAATTATGAACATACAGACCCCAAACAAGCCACAGCAGGTGAATTCGGTGCAGCCACAGCAGGTGAATCCGGTGCAGCCACAGCAGGTGAATTCGGTGCAGCCACAGCAGGTGAATCCGGTGCAGCCACAGCAGGTGAATTCGGTGCAGCCACAGCAGGTGAATCCGGTGCAGCCACAGCAGGTGAATTCGGTGCAGCCACAGCCGGTTATCGCGGTGCAGCCACAGCAGGTGAATCCGGTGCAGCCACAGCAGGTGAATTCGGTGCAGCCACAGCCGGTAATTGCGGTGCAGCCACAGCCGGTTATCGCGGTGCAGCCACAGCCGGTTATCGCGGTGCAGCCACAGCCGGTAATTGCGGTGCAGCCACAGCCGGTTATCGCGGTGCAGCCGCAGCCGGTTATCGCGGTGCAGCCACAGCAGGTGAATCCGGTGCAGCCACAGCCGGTTATCGCGGTGCAGCCACAGCAGGTGAATCCGGTGCAGCCACAGCAGGTGAATTCGGTGCAGCCACAGCCGGTAATTGCGGTGCAGCCACAGCCGGTTATCGCGGTGCAGCCGCAGCCGGTTATCGCGGTGCAGCCACAGCAGGTGAATCCGGTGCAGCCACAGCTAGAGGAACAGTCAGCGTTGGAAAGAATGGAGTTGGTCTTGCCCGTGGCAACGGAGTTAAAGCTAAAGGCGGTATAGGGGCAATTCTTGTGATATGTGAAGAAAATAATGATGATTGCGGAATTAAGGAATGGAAAGCCATAGAAGTTGATGGTGAAAAAATCAAGCCAGATACATTCTATCGTTTGGAAAACGGCAAGATTGTGGAAGTGAACGAAGATGATTGA
- a CDS encoding single-stranded DNA-binding protein, giving the protein MADIKKKARWHMTITNNGKVMYDGSAAGVPCLVHGRIYEMKDLVTCTSGKKYVKFIVASYGKVNTETKERLPGSHLYCCAWNETAELISNNFKVGRWIDILCNYDTQKYGDKFYNSFVVKQILTDMQGAKIVPDFDSPDYVGLPNLPY; this is encoded by the coding sequence ATGGCTGACATAAAGAAAAAAGCGCGTTGGCATATGACGATTACCAATAACGGAAAAGTTATGTATGACGGCTCGGCGGCAGGAGTTCCTTGCCTTGTTCACGGCAGAATTTACGAAATGAAAGATTTAGTCACCTGCACAAGCGGGAAAAAATACGTAAAATTCATCGTGGCTTCTTACGGAAAGGTAAACACAGAAACAAAGGAACGTCTGCCCGGTTCGCATTTGTACTGCTGCGCGTGGAATGAAACCGCAGAACTTATCAGCAACAATTTTAAGGTTGGAAGATGGATTGACATCTTATGCAATTACGATACACAAAAGTACGGGGACAAGTTTTACAATTCGTTTGTTGTAAAGCAAATCCTTACAGATATGCAGGGAGCAAAAATCGTGCCTGATTTTGATAGTCCTGATTATGTTGGCTTACCCAATCTGCCGTACTGA
- a CDS encoding DUF3310 domain-containing protein, with product MSEVNHPNHYNAGKVECIDAIESAVAHCNGFEGFCIGNAIKYLFRWKDKGGVQDLEKAKWYLDKVIPIEKQSEEAERKKRWKEIYEKGE from the coding sequence ATGAGCGAAGTAAATCATCCCAATCATTACAATGCAGGAAAAGTAGAGTGCATTGATGCTATTGAATCAGCAGTGGCACATTGTAATGGATTTGAGGGCTTCTGCATCGGCAACGCTATCAAGTATCTATTCCGCTGGAAAGACAAAGGTGGCGTGCAAGACCTTGAAAAAGCTAAGTGGTATCTCGACAAAGTAATACCAATCGAAAAACAATCGGAGGAAGCTGAAAGGAAAAAGCGGTGGAAAGAAATTTATGAAAAAGGAGAATAA